gtctgtgtgtgtgtagaaagtgtctgtgtgtgtgtgtagaaagtgCAGAATGACCTTGGGGAGGAACTGTTCAGGGGAGTATGGTGCCTGCTGCCGGTGGAGACGGCGGATCTGTCGAGATGGAACGCTGGAGATCATGCTCCTCCAATCACCAATCATCTTGTTGATGACACTCCTCTGTTTGAAGAAATGTCCCAGAGGCATCTGAGATCCCCTCTGTGGTCCCCTCCCATCTGTCCCCCCAGGTTTACCACCAACCTCCTCCACACTGGCTCTGCTCTCAGCCTCTCTGGTCTTCAGAGTCACCGTGTAGGCTGACTTCTTCCAGTGGCCCAGGAACAGCACCACAATACGTTCCTTCCGTAGACTGGTGGTTTCCCTAACGTCGGTCATGTTGTCATCACAGGCTATGCCTGAGTCACTGTTCTGGTCAGCTTCAGGGGCTGGGTTCATCTCTTTGGGCTGTTCCTGTGttcctctgacctctaaccccatgCCTTCCTCCTGTATGGCTGACATCGTGTGGACCTCTTCTTCTGTTTCTTGTTCATGACCTTCAAAGTTGGACTTCAGATTCCGGACAGAAACCCCAAACTGTTGGATCTCGGACTCTATCTTCTCCCTGCGCCCTCGGGTAGAGGTGGGTCTGTCTGGGGTCTGGGAGAACACAGTGGATAGCTCTGTGTTGGGCATCTTCGAGTACGGCCCGTCTGCCAGGTTGGCCATCAGCAGGGACATGCTCTTTACGATGCCTGAGATGCGGTTACACCACACGGGCAGAGGGACCTTAATTAAAGGGattacaatggaaataagtcattGACTTCARTGTGTGARTCTAGAAACATTYTTCATGTTTGTACAATAGAATTACatatataatttaataggatctctttGGTATATGCACTGttgaatgttttttaaataaactcaAACCTGAGACTCCTGGTTGGGGTTTCTGAACTGAGTGCTGGCTGTGATGTTGACGATGGGAGCTGGCAGGATGGTCCTGAGCTCCTCAGCCAGACGAGCTAGCTCTGTCTCATAGCCTTCACAGTTTTTCTGGTTGGACACGCTCTGGATCTGCTTCTCCAGGTAGATCAGGTCGTCCTCYGTCAGCAGCTCTCCAAACGGGCCCAGGATAGCGTTGTGGGCCTGGGAGTACCTCCAGTTCACCGCTTTGGAAGTGCTGTTCCCATTCTCCTACAAAGGTGGCGGAGACACAGTACAGCGRtttttaatatacagtacacGTCATATCACTGACATGCACACGATGAGggccatttttattttaaatMTTTTTGGAACACAAGAAATGAGTAGTTCTCAGACTTAATCTGGGTCTGAGAATCAGTCTCTTTATGTCCTGATTGGTGTAATGACTATGAATAACATGCCAGCTCTGTTGATGTGACCATACAGCATCATGGGTTATCCAATCAGAGCTGtgcctcaccttcctcctctggTCCTCCTCGTCCAATAGCCTGGCCTGTAGCTGACGCACCATGACCTGTCTCTTCCACTCAGCGATTGGCCGACCCCGCTCGTCATGGGCGGGAACCAGGTAGTCAATGTCTGACAGGTTGGCCTCTTCCGTGTGCAGAACTACCATCCTGTTCTGTTGGCGACAAAACAATATCAACACCAATTTACCATCAGTATAACAGCTTGTTGTATTAGTCCAATATGGAGACTGAGCTGGACAAGATGGGTCTCTCGTGGGACAGGGCAGAAACTGTGGCCAAAGACAGACTCCAGTGGCAGAAGATCGTTGCTGCCTTATGTCGCACACCAGACGAAGAGAACTAAGTAAGTAAGTATTAGTCCAAGTKGAGAAATATCAGAAGGAAAAGTGATGTGATGCTTACTGCTTGTGCTACAGCTCCTGTGGTTATTTCTGTCTGTTTCAGAGATGTGATGGATTTCATGTTGTCGAGGAATTTTTTGTCACCGAGTAGGTTTTTGCCAACCAGGAGTTTTTTGTCAGAAGCCTTCGCCAGATCGACAGTTTTTACCTCAGCCTTTACCAGTAWCTTACCCTGTTTAAGACAAAGAAAGGGAACATTCATTCCGTTATAACAGCTTGGTGGTTAAGTCTACGAAcatgaatttaaaaaacagaagaGGAAATCTGATGTGTTTACTGCGTCCGCTGCGTCAGCTGAAGACTTCATTTCAGTCAGGAGCTTTTTGCCACCAAGTGTAACGTTTTTGGTCAGATCAACAGTAATCACTTCTTCAGGAGGTTTGTTGTGACTGATTCCGTCTGCGGAAAATGTATGTCTCACCACCATTTTACTCTGTTGAAGAAAAGGCAAAAACCCCACATCAGTTAAAATaacttggtcaaatagacctatTAGTCCAAGAACAGAAACAAGATATCAGAGAGTGAAGAGTAATTACAGCATTTGTTGAAGCTTCTGGAGACTTCCTTTCACAGAGGATTTTTTTGCCACCGAGCCCAAGGACGTTTTGGGTCGGATCAACAGTAGACTGTTCAGAAGGTTCGACCTCTTCTGTGGAAAACGACACCATCTTACTCTGTTGAAGACAACGCTATATCATTCTTCATTCacatacggtgtccatattaggacaaccACAGACACAGCAGGACTTGTTTCATTATCAGGATGTCCTAATACGTattaatacaaaaacacaaatatcTGAGGAAGAGCAAAGAGGAAATCCAATGTAAATCCAATGCAATGGCTTTCATCAGCATAACATATCATTTTGCTGTATTAGTTCaagaacaacaaaacaaaagcGTTTGGTtcaaaatctgtaaaaaaaaaaatatatatctgaggAAGAACTAACTACTGCAGCTGGTGAGGATTTCATTTCACAAAGGATCTTTTTTCCACCCAGCTGAACCTTAGTGAGATCAACAGTCCTCTCTTCCGCTACCATCTTATTCTGTAGAAGACAAAAGAAGACCAACTATAAGTATAAGTATATTTTATAAGTATAACAGCCTGGTATATCATCCTAAAaccagaaaggggggggggggggtaatgtgtAATCTTACTGCTTGTGTTGATACAAGCTCTGATTGTTTCAAACGAATCGTTGACTTCATTTCTGTCAGGAGCCCTTGGTCACCGTTGATTTTACCAGCCAGGAGGGTTTTGTCTGAAACCTTGGTCAGATTGACAGTTTTCACCTCTTTGCTGCGTTGAGTTAAAGTTTTCACAACTGGAATAAAACAGTGAcagatgtgttggtgtgttttaaACGAGAGCGGTGTCCTACTCGTGTTAACACATGGCTACAGACACAAACGTCAATTCCAAACGTCATGGATTTGACCAATGATTGAACTGAACCAATAGTGAAATCAATTCCCAAACCAACTATTACAAGTAGTGACTTGCttagtaaaaacaaaaataaattaaaattaaattaaataaatacataaataaagtaGGAATAGAGTGCAATACTGTATAACACTAAACTGTTAGGGTCGGGACGATGCCAGTATTGTGATagtcgttagtatcgtggcaaggaaacaaaacatgaagcggatTTTCCTTCTGTAGGAAAACAACCCTAACGTTGGAAACAAAcatattatgttgtcatccagaatcacatgtatttatttccgagctatagcacacaaaatgtatttggtctgttttgtgttttcattttttttgccatGGGAAAAAATATTGGGATACTGGTATCATCACAGCCCTGCTAACTGGTGTATGAAGGATGGTCAGTAGGGTTAGCTGTACAGGAACGATGGGTTATACTGTATGAAGGATGGTCAGTAGGGTTAGCTGTACAGGAACGATGGTATACTGTATGAAGGATGGTCAGTGGTAGCTGTACAGGAACGATGGGTTATACTGTATGAAGGATGGTCAGTAGGGTTAGCTGTACAGTACGGGTTATACTGTATGAAGGATGGTCAATGGGTTAGCTGTACAGGACGGGTTATACTGTATGAAGGAGGTCAGTAGGGTAGCTGTACAGGAACGATGGGTTATACTGTATGAAGGATGGTCAGTAGGGTTAGCTGTACAGGAACGATGGGTTATACTGTATGAAGGATGGTCAGTAGGGTTAGCTGTACAGGAACGATGGGTTATACTGTATGAAGGATGGTCAGTAGGGTTAGCTGTACAGGACGGGTTATACTGTATGAAGGATGGTCAGTAGGGTTAGCTGTACAGTACGGGTTATACTGTATGAAGGATGGTCAGTAGGGGTTAGCTGTACAGGACGGGTTATACTGTATGAAGGATGGTCAGTAGGGTTAGCTGTACAGTACGTGTTACCCTCACCTGTTGATGCCACTAAACATGTTGTACACTGGAGATGGCAGATGGTTGTGGttgagaggaggatgaggtgggTAGAGGAGGTTCAGGCAGAGAGCAGGGTTTCGAGCCTGAGGTACTCCTCTGTCTCTGGTTGCTGGGCAGGAAAACAAAGAGATGGTGAATCTTTGGGGATATATAGGATATGCCAACATGGGATTAACAACATTTCCCATCAGCCCTGGAATTTGAATTGGCAACCCACTGGGTACTGGCACGCCTCTCAAACCTTGAGGCTTATATATAGAGACAAATAATCACTGACAGTAGCTAGGTTAGTAGCTAGTGTAGTAGCTAGGTTAGAAGCTAGGTTATAGCTAGGTTAGTAGATAAGTTAGAAGCTAGGTTAGTAGCTAGGTTAAAAGCTAGTTAGAAGCTAGGTTAGTAGCTAGGTTAGTAGATAAGTTAGAAGCTAGGTTAGTAGCTAGGTTAAAAGCTAGGTTAGAAGCTAGGTTAGGTAGATAGGTTAGAGCTAGGTTAGAAGCTAGGTTAGTAGCTAGGTTAGTAGCTAGGTTAGTAGCGAGGTTAGTAGCTAGGTTAGTAGCGAGGTTAGAGCTAGGTTAGTAGATAAGTAAAAGCTAGGTTAGTAGATAAGTTAAAAGCTAGGTTAGTAGATAAGTTAAAAGCTAGGTTAGTAGATAAGTTAAAAGCTAGGTTAGTAGATAGGTTAGTAGCTAGGTTAAAAGCTAGGTTAGTAGATAAGTTAAAAGCTAGTTAGTAGCTAGGTTAGAAGCTAGGTAGTAGATAAGTTAAAAGCAGGTTGTAGATaagttagtagatagttagtagCTAGGTTAGTAGCTAGGTTAGTAGATAAGTTAGAAGCTAGGTTAGAAGCTAGGTTAGTAGCTAGGTTAGAAGCTAGAGTTAAAAAGCTATGTTAGTAGCTAGGTTAGTAGATAAGTTAGAAGCTAGGTTAGTAGCTAGTAAAAGCTAGGTTTAGTAGCTAGGTTAGTAGATAAGTAAGAAGCTAGGTTAGTAGCTAGGTTTAAAGCTAGGTTAGAAGCTAGGTTAGAAGATAAGTTAGAAGCTAGGTTAGAAGATAAGTTAGAAGAAGCTAGGTTAGAAGATAGGTTAGAAGATAAGTTAGTAGCTAGGTTAGTAGCTAGGTTAGAGCTAGGTTAGAAGATAGGTTAGCAGCTAGGTTAGAAGCAAGGTTAGTAGCTATGTTAGAAGCTAGATTAGTAGCTAGATTAGTAGCAAGGTTAGTAGCTAGGTGAGTAGCTAGGTTAGTAGCTAGGTTAGTAGCTAGGTTAGTAGATAGGTTAGAAGATAGGTTAGAAGATAGGTTAGAAGATAGGTTAGAAGATAGGTTAGTAGCTAGGTTAGTAGATAGGTTAGAAGATAGGTTAGAAGATAGGTTAGAGATAGGTTAGAAGATGGTAGTAGATAGGTTAGTAAAGCTAGGTTAGAAGATAGGTTAGTAGTTAGGTTAGCTAGGTTAATTGCTAGGTATAGATAGGTTAGTAGATAGGTTAGAAGATAGGTTAGTAGCTAGGTTAGAATAGGTTAGTAGACGCGAGGTAGTAGATAGGTTAGAAGCTAGGTTAGAAGCAAGGTTAGTAGCTAGTTAGTAGCTAGGTTAGTAGCTAGGTTAGTAGATAGGTTAGAAGCTAGGTTAGAAGCAAGGTTAATAGCTATGTTAGGTAGCTAGGTTAGTAGATAGGTTAGAAGCTAGGTTAGAAGCAAGGTTAGTAGCTATGTTAGTAGCTAGGTTAGAAGCTAGATTAGTAGCAAGGTTAGTAGCTAGATTAGTAGCAAAGGTTAGAAGCTAGGTTAGTAGATAGGTTAGAAGCTAGGTTAGAAGCAAGGTTAGTAGCTATGTAGTAGATAGGTTAGTAGCTAGTGTTAGAAGCTAGAATTAGTAGCAAGTTAGTAGCTAGATAGTTGCAAGGTTAGTAGCTAGGTTAGTAGCTAGGTTAGAAGCTAGGTTAGTAGctaggttagtagatagttagaaGCTAGGTTAGAAGGCTAGTTAGTAGCAAGGTTAGTAGCTAGGTTAGGACGATAGGTTAGAAGATAGTTAGTAGCTAGGTTAGTAGATAAGTTAGAAGCTAGGTTAGTCTTCCGACTAGGCTTGGaaaacagtaccgtgcagtatcgaagaagCCCTCACTGCTGATCGATCATCCTTTATTTTCCAActtattgaggaaaataagaaacaatcctacatttatttttgatacttgtcgcaaagctaactaaaaacagcattcccaagagaggatggatttcacttcagcagtaataaatcatgaacttctttgagaaaaatcatgatcattagaaagcaaattacggactcctctttaaatctgagtattcctccaaagctcagttgtccggagtctgcacaactctgccaggacctaggatcaagggagacactcaagtgttttaatactatatctcttgacacaatgatgaaaataatcatggcctctaaaccttcaagctgcatactggaccctattccaactaaactactgaaagcgCTGcctcctgtgcttggccctcctatgttgaacataattaaacgtctctctatccaccggatgtgtaccaaactcactaaaagtggcagtgataaagcctctcttgaaaaagccaaaccttgacccagaaaatataaaaaacgaatcggcctatatcgaatctcccattcctctcaaaaattttagaaaaagctgttgcgcaagcaactcactgccttcctgaagacaaacaatgtatacgaaatgcttcagtctggttttagaccccatcatagcactgagactgcacttgtgaaggtggtaaattaccttttaatggcgtcagaccgaagCTCTGCATCtttcctcgtgctcctagaccttagtgctgcttttgataccatcgatcaacacattcttttggagagattggaaacccaaattggtctacacggacaagttctggcctggtttagatcttatctgtcggaaagatatcagtttgtctctgtggatggtttgtcctctgacaaatcaactgtacatttcggtgttcctcaaggttccgttttaggaccactattgttttcactatatattttacctcttggggatgtcattcggaaacataatgttaattttctacttttaaactcggatataacagagatgcttgttctaggtcccaagaaacagagatcttctgttgaatctgacaatttatctcgatggttgtacagtcgtctcaaataaaactgaaggacctcggcgttactctggaccctaatctctcttttgacgaacatatcaagactgtttcaaggacagcttttttccatctacataacattgcaaaaatcacattttctgtccaaaaatgatgcagaaaaattcatccatgcttttgtcacttctaggttagactactgcaatgctctactttccggctaaagcactaaataaacttcagttagcgctaaatacggctgcttgaatcttgactagaaccaaaaaatgtgatcatattactccagtgctagcctcccaacactggcttcctgttaaggcaagggctgatttcaaggttttactgctaacctacaaagcattacatgggcttgctcctacctatctttccgatttggtcctgccgtacatacctacacgtacgctacggtcacaagacgcaggcctcctaattgtccctagaaNNNNNNNNNNNNNNNNNNNNNNNNNNNNNNNNNNNNNNNNNNNNNNNNNNNNNNNNNNNNNNNNNNNNNNNNNNNNNNNNNNNNNNNNNNNNNNNNNNNNNNNNNNNNNNNNNNNNNNNNNNNNNNNNNNNNNNNNNNNNNNNNNNNNNNNNNNNNNNNNNNNNNNNNNNNNNNNNNNNNNNNNNNNNNNNNNNNNNNNNNNNNNNNNNNNNNNNNNNNNNNNNNNNNNNNNNNNNNNNNNNNNNNNNNNNNNNNNNNNNNNNNNNNNNNNNNNNNNNNNNNNNNNNNNNNNNNNNNNNNNNNNNNNNNNNNNNNNNNNNNNNNNNNNNNNNNNNNNNNNNNNNNNNNNNNNNNNNNNNNNNNNNNNNNNNNNNNNNNNNNNNNNNNNNNNNNNNNNNNNNNNNNNNNNNNNNNNNNNNNNNNNNNNNNNNNNNNNNNNNNNNNNNNNNNNNNNNNNNNNNNNNNNNNNNNNNNNNNNNNNNNNNNNNNNNNNNNNNNNNNNNNNNNNNNNNNNNNNNNNNNNNNNNNNNNNNNNNNNNNNNNNNNNNNNNNNNNNNNNNNNNNNNNNNNNNNNNNNNNNNNNNNNNNNNNNNNNNNNNNNNNNNNNNNNNNNNNNNNNNNNNNNNNNNNNNNNNNNNNNNNNNNNNNNNNNNNNNNNNNNNNNNNNNNNNNNNNNNNNNNNNNNNNNNNNNNNNNNNNNNNNNNNNNNNNNNNNNNNNNNNNNNNNNNNNNNNNNNNNNNNNNNNNNNNNNNNNNNNNNNNNNNNNNNNNNNNNNNNNNNNNNNNNNNNNNNNNNNNNNNNNNNNNNNNNNNNNNNNNNNNNNNNNNNNNNNNNNNNNNNNNNNNNNNNNNNNNNNNNNNNNNNNNNNNNNNNNNNNNNNNNNNNNNNNNNNNNNNNNNNNNNNNNNNNNNNNNNNNNNNNNNNNNNNNNNNNNNNNNNNNNNNNNNNNNNNNNNNNNNNNNNNNNNNNNNNNNNNNNNNNNNNNNNNNNNNNNNNNNNNNNNNNNNNNNNNNNNNNNNNNNNNNNNNNNNNNNNNNNNNNNNNNNNNNNNNNNNNNNNNNNNNNNNNNNNNNNNNNNNNNNNNNNNNNNNNNNNNNNNNNNNNNNNNNNNNNNNNNNNNNNNNNNNNNNNNNNNNNNNNNNNNNNNNNNNNNNNNNNNNNNNNNNNNNNNNNNNNNNNNNNNNNNNNNNNNNNNNNNNNNNNNNNNNNNNNNNNNNAGAGAGAGATGACACAATGAGAAATATCATGGCTCTAACCTTACAAGTGCATACTGGACAACCTATTCCACTAATAACTGAAAGCGCTGCCtcctgtgcttggcctcctatgttgaCATAATTAAACGTCTCTCtatcaccggatgtgtaccaaaccactaaaagtggcagtgtaacctcttgaaaaagccaaaccttgacccagaaatatAAAAACGAATCGGCTATATCGATCCCCATTCTCTCAAAATTTTAGCAAACGCTGTTGCGCAAGCACATCACTGCCTTCCTGagaacaatgtatacgaaatgcttcaaaGTCTGATTTTAGACCCATCATACGATGCGagtgcacttgtgaaggtggtaaattactttTAATGGCTCAGACCGAAGCTTGCATCTTTCCTCGTGGCTCCTAGAACTTATGCTGCTTTTGGATACCATCGATCAactacattcttttggagagattttgGAAacaacccaaattggtctacaacgGACAATTCGGCCTGGTTTAgctcttatctgtcggaaagatatcagttttcttctgtggatggtttgtcctctgaccaaatcaactgtacatttcggttgTTCTCAAGTTCCGTTTTAGGAcactattgtttcactatatattttactctgggggatgtcattcggaaacataatgttataTTTTCTACTTTTAAATCGGATAtaaagagatgcttgttctaggtcccaagaaacagagATCTTCTGgttgaatctgacaatttatCTTCGGATGGTTGTAacgtcgtctcaaataaaactgccaaggacctcggcgttactctggacctaatctctcttttgacgaacatatcaagatgtttcaaggacagctttttttccatctacataacattgcaaaatcacattttctgtccaaaaatgatgcagaaaaaattCATCCAATtgctttgtcacttctaggttagactactgcaattgcTTCTACTTTCCCGCTAAAAGCactaaataacttcagttagCGCTAAATATCGGCTGCTTGAATCTTGCTAGAACCAACAAATGTGATATATATTACTCCAAGTGGCTAGCCTCccaacactggcttcctgttaggcaagggctgatttccaaggttttactgctaacctacaaagcattacatgggcttgctcctactatcttccgatttggtcctgccgtacatacctacacgtacgctacggtcacaagacgcaggcctctaaTTGTCCCTGATTTTTAAGCAAAcgtgaggcagggctttctcctatagagcttccatttttatggaatggtctgcctacccatggtGAGAGAAACGCAGACTCGGTtcaactttaagtctttattgaagactcatctcttcagtaggtcctatgatgaGTGTAGTCTGGTCCAGGAGTGTGAAGTGTGAACGGAaaggtctggagcaatgaaccgcccttgctgtctctgcctggcccggttccactctctccactggattct
This DNA window, taken from Salvelinus sp. IW2-2015 unplaced genomic scaffold, ASM291031v2 Un_scaffold5991, whole genome shotgun sequence, encodes the following:
- the LOC112078636 gene encoding espin-like protein — its product is MVSFSTEEVEPSEQSTVDPTQNVLGLGGKKILCERKSPEASTNASKMVVRHTFSADGISHNKPPEEVITVDLTKNVTLGGKKLLTEMKSSADAADAGKJLVKAEVKTVDLAKASDKKLLVGKNLLGDKKFLDNMKSITSLKQTEITTGAVAQANRMVVLHTEEANLSDIDYLVPAHDERGRPIAEWKRQVMVRQLQARLLDEEDQRRKENGNSTSKAVNWRYSQAHNAILGPFGELLTEDDLIYLEKQIQSVSNQKNCEGYETELARLAEELRTILPAPIVNITASTQFRNPNQESQVPLPVWCNRISGIVKSMSLLMANLADGPYSKMPNTELSTVFSQTPDRPTSTRGRREKIESEIQQFGVSVRNLKSNFEGHEQETEEEVHTMSAIQEEGMGLEVRGTQEQPKEMNPAPEADQNSDSGIACDDNMTDVRETTSLRKERIVVLFLGHWKKSAYTVTLKTREAESRASVEEVGGKPGGTDGRGPQRGSQMPLGHFFKQRSVINKMIGDWRSMISSVPSRQIRRLHRQQAPYSPEQFLPKVDGAMVDYDSLTLDLFMLGYFHILELELPADERKMRHLLCFEVFDHVGRFTWESIREFHKAVMMDIEAGNREWKDGFEDIKVKFFGNVSTTQSEVPEVEKQQFLPEVRSVPKVILQTPTPDEGALIKQGTDISSFSNDEICKYIDRSFTFWKDKEAEIFDFE